One Saimiri boliviensis isolate mSaiBol1 chromosome 17, mSaiBol1.pri, whole genome shotgun sequence genomic window carries:
- the PIRT gene encoding phosphoinositide-interacting protein, with translation MTMETLPKALEVDEKSPEAKDLLPSQTASSLCISSRSESVWTTTPRSNWEIYRKPIVIMSVGGAILLFGVVITCLAYTLNLGDKSVSILKMVGPAFLSLGLMMLVCGLVWVPIIKKKQKQRQKSNFLRSLKSFFLTR, from the coding sequence ATGACGATGGAGACTCTCCCCAAGGCCCTGGAGGTCGATGAGAAGTCTCCAGAAGCCAAGGACCTGCTGCCCAGCCAGACTGCCAGCTCCCTGTGCATCAGCTCCAGGAGTGAGTCTGTCTGGACCACCACCCCCAGGAGTAACTGGGAAATCTACCGCAAGCCCATCGTCATCATGTCCGTGGGTGGCGCCATCTTGCTTTTTGGTGTGGTCATCACCTGCTTGGCCTATACCTTGaatctgggtgacaagagcgtcTCCATCCTCAAAATGGTAGGGCCTGCCTTTCTGTCCTTAGGACTCATGATGCTGGTGTGCGGGCTGGTGTGGGTGCCCATcatcaaaaagaaacagaagcagagacagaagTCGAATTTCTTACGCAGCCTCAAGTCCTTCTTCCTGACTCGCTGA